In Leptotrichia sp. oral taxon 221, the DNA window CAGGATTTGGGTCCTACTTATGTTAAATTAGGGCAAATGTGCAGTAATAGAACGGATATTTTTCCAGAAGATATTATTGCAGAATTTCAAAAATTGCAAGATGATGTTGAGCCAGAGAAAATAGATATTTATGCAAAAATAAAGGCAGAATTGAATATAGAGCCATTAGAATATTTTAAAGAGATTGATGAAACACCAATGGCTTCGGCTTCGATGGGGCAAGTGTATAAAGGTATTTTGAAAGACGGAACAGAAGTTGTAATTAAAGTTAGAAGAGAAGGAATAAAGGAGATTGTAGCCTCTGATTTATCAATGATGAGGGATCTAGCGGCGTATTTTGAGAGAACGAATGAAGAGATTAAAAAGATGAATACTTCTTATATTATTAATACTTTTGGGAATTCGATTACGAAGGAATTGTCGTTTAGAAATGAATTAAGCAATATGGAGAAATTTGCGAACAATTTTAAAAATGATAAGCGAATACATGTTCCAGTTCCGTATAGGGAGTTGTCAAATGATAATATTCTTTGTATGGAATTTATAAAGGGATTTAAAATAACAGATAAGGAAAAGATTGAAAAATGTGGATTTTTTCCTAGTGAAGTGGCAAGGGTAGGATTGGATTTGTATATACAGCAAGTATTAAAATATGGATTTTTTCATGCTGATCCGCATCCAGGGAATGTTTTTATGACGCCAGAAGGAAAAATTGTATTTATTGATTTTGGTGCGATGGGGACTTTGTATCCGCAAGATAAGGAATTACTTGAAAACTTATTGTTGCATTTTATACAAAAGGATGTGAAAAAAGCTATAGATACTATAAAAGAGCTGGCTGTTAAATATAATGTTCCTGATGAGAGACAATTAGAGAGAGAATTAACAGAAATTGTGTATTTAGTTGATGGAAATGTATTGAGCGAGATAAGTATTGGAGATATCTTTGAAAAAGTTAGAGTTATTCTTAATAAAAATCAAGTAATTTTGCCAGAGGATATTTATCTTTTAGTGAAAGGTGTGGGACAAATTGAAGGAATTGGAAGGCATTTGGACCCAAGTTTAGATATTATGAAGACGCTAGAACCTTATGCGAAAAGGATTTTGCGAGAAA includes these proteins:
- a CDS encoding AarF/ABC1/UbiB kinase family protein; the encoded protein is MQDLGPTYVKLGQMCSNRTDIFPEDIIAEFQKLQDDVEPEKIDIYAKIKAELNIEPLEYFKEIDETPMASASMGQVYKGILKDGTEVVIKVRREGIKEIVASDLSMMRDLAAYFERTNEEIKKMNTSYIINTFGNSITKELSFRNELSNMEKFANNFKNDKRIHVPVPYRELSNDNILCMEFIKGFKITDKEKIEKCGFFPSEVARVGLDLYIQQVLKYGFFHADPHPGNVFMTPEGKIVFIDFGAMGTLYPQDKELLENLLLHFIQKDVKKAIDTIKELAVKYNVPDERQLERELTEIVYLVDGNVLSEISIGDIFEKVRVILNKNQVILPEDIYLLVKGVGQIEGIGRHLDPSLDIMKTLEPYAKRILRERMNPKYIFEKGTKKITQVSESWLSLPEDLRNISQKILNGELKHKHEVTGFKELLKILDRLVVAIIIASLLIASSIVVLSEIPPKINEIPVLGFLGYVISAILGIVEIIKKGKK